Proteins co-encoded in one Cataglyphis hispanica isolate Lineage 1 chromosome 4, ULB_Chis1_1.0, whole genome shotgun sequence genomic window:
- the LOC126849318 gene encoding RNA-binding protein MEX3B, which yields MPTSLFSEMDRGSNAGGAGASFEDQRAFQLAFELSMLGLEGSSGCPGAGTGNGTTNDPDPLQTTPAVFEEARSKKSQNMTECVPVPSSEHVAEIVGRQGCKIKALRAKTNTYIKTPVRGEEPVFVVTGRKEDVARAKREILSAAEHFSQIRASRKSSLGALLGAPPGPPATVPGHVTIQVRVPYRVVGLVVGPKGATIKRIQHQTHTYIVTPSRDKEPVFEVTGLPDSVEAARREIQAHITLRTGAAPGIVGDENELLGVLCRGGLSSVLGIQNIDQQGSNSSTSSNGAFSSSGSCSSSSSSTGAIGLNDLVAIWGAGLERDEGLGESPSFESQPTSTTSIWSFPSVTLPSRPSPPATASPASPTDSLLGGARRECVVCGDKEVTTALVPCGHNHFCMDCGNRVCDSQDPSCPVCNRRVLQALRIFS from the exons ATGCCGACGAGTTTGTTCAGCGAGATGGACCGTGGCTCGAATGCCGGCGGCGCCGGCGCCTCCTTCGAGGATCAGCGCGCCTTTCAGCTCGCCTTCGAGCTGTCGATGCTCGGTCTGGAGGGTTCATCCGGATGTCCCGGAGCCGGCACCGGCAACGGCACTACCAACGATCCGGATCCGTTGCAGACCACACCGGCTGTCTTCGAGGAGGCGCGTTCTAAGAAGAGCCAGAACATGACCGAGTGCGTGCCGGTGCCCAGCAGCGAACACGTGGCAGAGATCGTCGGCCGACAGG GCTGTAAGATCAAAGCGCTTCGAGCGAAGACAAATACCTACATCAAGACGCCCGTGCGCGGTGAAGAACCTGTATTCGTGGTGACAGGACGCAAGGAAGATGTGGCCCGTGCGAAGCGCGAGATTCTTTCGGCCGCGGAGCACTTTTCGCAGATCCGCGCTTCGCGCAAAAGCTCGTTGGGCGCACTGCTCGGAGCGCCACCCGGACCACCCGCTACCGTGCCCGGTCACGTGACGATTCAGGTACGAGTGCCCTACAGAGTGGTAGGTCTGGTTGTCGGGCCAAAGGGTGCGACCATCAAACGAATTCAGCATCAGACGCACACTTACATCGTGACGCCCAGTCGCGACAAGGAGCCAGTATTCGAGGTAACAGGCCTGCCGGATAGCGTAGAGGCAGCCAGACGCGAGATCCAGGCGCACATCACTTTGCGAACCGGCGCCGCGCCCGGCATCGTTGGCGACGAAAACGAGCTGTTGGGCGTACTCTGTCGCGGCGGTCTTAGCTCAGTCCTCggtattcaaaatattgatcAACAGGGATCTAACAGCTCTACCAGTTCGAACGGCGCGTTTTCAAGCAGCGGCAGCTGCAGCAGTTCGTCCAGCAGCACTGGAGCAATCGGGCTGAACGACCTTGTTGCTATTTGGGGCGCCGGGCTGGAAAGAGACGAGGGACTGGGCGAGTCGCCGTCATTCGAGTCGCAGCCAACCTCGACAACGTCGATCTGGTCGTTCCCGAGCGTCACGCTACCCTCGAGGCCTTCGCCACCGGCGACGGCAAGCCCAGCGTCGCCCACAGATTCGCTTCTAGGTGGCGCACGGCGTGAGTGCGTTGTTTGCGGTGACAAGGAAGTCACCACGGCATTGGTGCCCTGTGGACACAATCACTTTTGCATGGACTGCGGCAATCGGGTCTGCGACAGCCAGGATCCAAGCTGCCCGGTCTGTAATAGGCGCGTCCTGCAGGCGCTCCGTATCTTTTCCTAA